A DNA window from Euwallacea fornicatus isolate EFF26 chromosome 17, ASM4011564v1, whole genome shotgun sequence contains the following coding sequences:
- the GlnRS gene encoding probable glutamine--tRNA ligase, with the protein MSSDQDTVAALQTLGLSEQKAKETLKNPAVTKTLVSILQEVRGVALTDGTGTLLYHLATKLKPQIGHHLPILIKYVVAKKLDSTLRVDKAIEFALSHISNIDTNELEKYCGVGVVVTPEEIEKCVERHVNAVKVALIEKRYQFNAGPVMQKIREELVWADGKAVKNEIDLQILDLLGPKTEADLAPVSKSNKKAAKPGKGVEKVKTEKAKLAEENKDGSLNQGLTILDVMRKINFHAPGENYKTDGYVVTDNTEKLLKEHLKITGGKVRTRFPPEPNGILHIGHAKAININFGYAAANNGICFLRYDDTNPEKEEEKFFTGIHDIVTWLGYKPYKITHSSDYFEQLYEWAVKLINKGMAYVCHQTADEMKGFNALPSPWRDRPIEESLQLFKDMKNGKIDEGAATLRMKITLEEGKLDPVAYRVRFIPHHRTGDKWCIYPTYDYTHCLCDSIENITHSLCTKEFQSRRSSYYWLCNALDIYCPVQWEYGRLNVNYTVVSKRKIAKLISEGIVKDWDDPRLFTLTALRRRGFPAEAINNFCAQLGVTGAQSTVDPSMLEAYVRDYLNNVAVRHMVVLDPLKLTIENYPYPGPKQVSVPDFPNKPESSNHNVVFDRIIYIEKSDFMEVSDKGYRRLTKSQPVGLRHAGFVLDVTEVKKLPSGEVTEVVCKCTQTEKVAVKPKAFIHWVADPIEIEVRLYSPLFKHKNPEDVNEVPNGFLSDCIPGSLQVLKSFADKSLKSAKILDRFQFERTGFFSIDSDTVENKIVVNRTVGLKEDTGK; encoded by the exons ATGAGTTCTGATCAGGACACTGTCGCAGCCCTACAAACTTTAGGCCTCAGCGAGCAGAAGGCCAAAGAAACCCTCAAGAATCCTGCAGTCACCAAAACCCTAGTTTCTATTTTACAAGAG GTCCGAGGGGTAGCCTTAACAGACGGAACCGGGACTCTTCTTTACCACTTGGCGACTAAATTAAAACCTCAAATTGGTCATCATTTAcccatattaattaaatatgtagtGGCCAAGAAATTGGATAGTACGTTAAGGGTTGATAAAGCCATAGAATTTGCTCTCTCACATATTAGCAACATTGACACTAATGAGCTCGAAAAGTACTGTGGAGTTGGAGTAGTGGTAACTCCAGAAGAAATTGAGAAGTGTGTCGAAAGACATGTCAATGCTGTTAAAGTGGCGCTGATTGAGAAGCGATATCAGTTTAATGCTGGACCAGTAATGCAAAAGATCAGAGAAGAGCTGGTATGGGCTG ATGGCAAGGCTGTTAAGAACGAGATAGATTTGCAAATACTAGATCTGTTGGGGCCTAAAACTGAGGCTGATTTGGCACCAGTGTCAAAGAGTAATAAGAAGGCGGCAAAGCCAGGAAAGGGGGTTGAGAAAGTTAAGACTGAGAAGGCGAAACTTGCAGAGGaaaataaag ATGGCTCTTTGAATCAAGGGTTAACAATCCTGGATGTAATGAGAAAAATCAACTTTCATGCTCCTGGCGAAAACTATAAAACTGATGGGTATGTTGTAACTGATAACACTGAGAAGCTTTTGAAAGAGCACCTAAAGATCACTGGGGGAAAA GTTAGAACTAGATTCCCCCCTGAGCCAAATGGTATTCTCCATATTGGCCACGCCAAAGCTATCAATATCAATTTCGGTTACGCAGCCGCCAACAACGGCATATGTTTCCTAAGGTATGATGACACAAATCCAGAAAAAGAGGAAGAAAAATTCTTCACAGGCATTCATGACATAGTAACCTGGTTGG GTTATAAGCCCTATAAAATCACCCACTCCTCAGATTACTTTGAACAGTTGTATGAATGGGCAGTAAAGTTAATCAACAAGGGCATGGCCTATGTGTGCCATCAGACAGCAGATGAAATGAAGGGTTTCAACGCGCTGCCCTCACCTTGGAGAGATCGCCCGATTGAGGAGAGTTTGCAGCTTTTCAAGGACatgaaaaatggtaaaatcgACGAAGGAGCTGCCACTTTGCGTATGAAAATTACTCTAGAGGAAGGGAAACTTGATCCTGTGGCTTATAGGGTGCGTTTCATCCCGCACCATCGCACTGGAGACAAATGGTGCATTTACCCCACTTATGATTACACTCACTGTCTTTGCGACAGTATTGAGAACATAACGCATTCGTTGTGTACTAAAGAATTTCAGTCAAG gAGATCTAGTTACTATTGGTTGTGTAACGCTCTGGACATTTACTGTCCAGTCCAGTGGGAATATGGCAGATTAAATGTAAACTATACAGTGGTATCTAAGAggaaaattgccaaattaatttcCGAGGGGATTGTCAAGG attGGGACGATCCCAGGCTGTTTACTTTGACTGCACTCAGAAGAAGAGGGTTCCCTGCAGaggcaataaataatttctgcGCTCAGTTGGGTGTCACGGGGGCGCAGAGTACGGTGGATCCGTCCATGTTGGAAGCTTATGTTAGGGATTATCTGAACAATGTAGCTGTCAG acaTATGGTGGTTCTAGATCCCCTTAAATTAACCATCGAAAATTACCCCTACCCCGGACCGAAACAAGTATCAGTGCCCGACTTTCCTAATAAACCTGAATCAAGCAACCATAACGTAGTTTTCGACCGAATTATCTACATTGAAAAAAGCGATTTTATGGAG GTGAGTGACAAAGGTTACAGACGTCTCACGAAATCTCAGCCAGTAGGCCTGCGGCACGCCGGCTTCGTCCTTGATGTTACTGAAGTGAAAAAACTTCCCTCGGGGGAGGTTACAGAGGTCGTTTGTAAGTGCACTCAAACAGAAAAAGTCGCGGTTAAGCCCAAAGCTTTTATCCACTGGGTTGCCGATCCTATTGAGATTGAAGTGCGGCTTTATTCGCCTCT gTTTAAACATAAGAATCCTGAAGATGTCAACGAAGTTCCCAATGGGTTCTTGTCAGATTGTATTCCGGGCTCGTTGCAGGTTTTGAAGAGTTTTGCGGACAAATCCTTGAAAAGTGCTAAAATTCTAGATCGGTTTCAGTTTGAGAGAACTGGGTTCTTTTCCATCGATTCTGATACCGTCGAAAATAAG ATCGTGGTAAATAGGACGGTGGGCCTTAAGGAGGACACGGGTAAGTAG